ATCACTTAACTCATTCATTGTATTTCaactaatgattttttttctttttcgagttacaagttacaaccattaaaatttgcaaaacttatttcaaaaatcacactaaaaatgtataaaaatagtATCTTTTTGTGAGATGGAGAGTATATTAACTAATCTATTACGAATTACAaccattaaaaaattacaatattttggtCAATATGTGTTTAAATAGgaagattttgatatttttcaaattttgaccaaGGAAAATACCTCTTACGATGAAGAACATACCCCTTTATATTACAAGACCATATATCTACTCGCCAAATCTAATATATGATCCTGTAATAAgttcataatatatatgatacgCATGGACTAATCTTTAATTAAATAGATACTTCATCGATCTTCCTTGGTGTATGCTCCAATAGGATATCTGACTATAAATATCATTAGTCTAAtcaaagaacaagaagaagaagaagaagaagaaaagagctAAGAGAGTAGAGAAATGACTATCACCATGAAACATTTAACTGCATTTGTTTTCaccgtcttcttcatcatatcgTCTGCTCATTGTCGTATGACAACGACTAGTGCTCCAGGTATTCgtttattcttatatatatcctcattttttatatttgtgaacaaaattttgttttgttttaaacgaATGTACATATTGGatttattctgtttttatttgataaaataaataggTTATGGAATTATAAAGAATCGTCAATGCTTTCAAGAACCAACATTATGTCATTCTGGATCAGTACGCGGCTGCACTCTTTATTGTTTCCACAATGGTTATTCTTATGGCACCTGTCCTACTCCTGATCAATGTTGTTGTCATATTCCAGAATAAAATGTTTTTGCCATCTTGTttgaaaaatatcattaatGTCTTTTACCTCAAATCCAGaacgaaataaataaaaacattactaTGTCGATGTTGATTTGATTAAACTTGAGCAATagcttaaaaatcaatattgaAAATacaactaataattttattatttgtccaaaaatgaaacaaattatttacTAGTACATATTACTGGGTCTCAAGGAAAAACTAAAATTGGGCCTCGgcccaataatattttttaatattagcaagtaaacataatttaattGCGGGTGAGGGAGGAAGCGGCCATTGAAGCGCCacgaagtcttcttcttcttcttcttcttctttctcaaagaTTCTTTACGATTCCGTTTGCATCTTCAAATGTTACCCAGACGAGCTCGGATTCGCATTAATCAATCATATCTGTATATCATAGATCTACACACACAGGAGAAATCGCGGATCTCAATTTCAGGTGTTTGCGATTCCGATTTAGGGTTGAAAAATTAGGCCGATGGTGGATCATTACCAAGTTCTAGGCGTTACGAGAAACGCGAGTAAGAAGGAGGTTAAGGATGCGTTTCGGAGATTGGCGATAAAGTATCATCCGGATAAGCACGCGCAGTCTCCGGATCACGTTCGGAGAAACGCCACCGTGCGGTTTAAGCTTGTCTCGGAGGCGTACGAAGTTTTGAACGACGATCTGAAACGCGCTTCTTATAACGCTGGTAGCGATTCCGATTTCTTTCGCCGTACGAGCAGCGGTTCCTATAGTAGTAATCCGTATGGGAATCGTGGTGGTAAAGCGTATGGCTACGGTTACGGTAACTCTGGGAAGAGTAGTCAGTCCTCTAGTTTCAGGAGCGGGTTTGATTTGACGTTTCGGTACTTGACAACACGCTCGTTTCTACTTAACCTCGCATTAGCTGGGTATGTGACAACTACTTTACTTGGTCTTTTGGTTGATTTGGTACCTGAGTATTTGCTGTAATTGGAATTTATGGAATTTTCATGGTTATTGTGGATACATCATCTTAGCTGTGGTTTGCTTTTATCTGCTCCATGTTGTAGTATCTTTACTCATTCAAGTGgtctcttatcttttgttttccagTGGTTTGTACTTTGCATTTACTGCAATCGATACAAGCGGGGAAACACTATGGAAAATGCGTAACTCTGGGGTGAGTACCTTACTATCATCCTTTCCATCGATGCTCGCCTTAAGCTATTGACAGTTTTGATAATCTTGCTTTCTTGCCGTTTCTTTTTGTCCTGTGATTTACATGCATTGGTGTTTTTGCAAAATTCAACTGGTTTTTCATTCCTGCTGTTGGATGTATCTTAGATTGAAGTTCTTGTGAACAAAATGTGCTTGGTGATTATTTCTGCACACCTAGTATTGTGGCCGTAGCTGTAACTAGAATGAAATCCGAGAATTAATGTTAGACCAAAAAACTAGTTGTCCTACTTGTAGCACACTAGATAGCTTTAGAAGCGTAAAAAAGGGAGAATTTGTTCAAACCATTGACTACTGTATATATGCTTGGTGTTGCAGGGTCGTGTACTGAGAGTTAGATTTGTAACCTATATATGCTATTTGCAACATATTGAACCCGTTTATGAGAACATTTTCTGTCTTAGGGTTTGCAAGACATAGTTGCAAAATGTTAATTTACAAGCAATGGTGAAAACATTCTCACGTCAATATGACTAGTGAAAATGCATTCTTGTCAGAGAACTTAGGAAATCCCACATGTGCTGGATTTTAGAATGGGAGAGTAAATTGAGGCATTTACCACTGAGAATATTGATGGTTGGTTTCCAATTTTCCATTTGTGAGAAAAACGAGGGCATGTGTATTTCTCTCTGTTTACATGATTAATCTGGATTATCACCACAGCTAATAAATGGAcaatttacatattttcagaAATCATTTGAAGAGGCAATGGAATCAATCGAGAAATCAAAGACACATAAGGATGAAGGGTGAAAGAGAGGACTCAAAGTTACTACTTTGACTTTGATTTTTAAGCTTCTTATTCTGTGAGCTTGATGGGTTTGTGTGGGTCATTGTTAGCCActtttatattcaaatttaagTTAACACACATCATGCTTAGCTTAATATGTTACTTATCCgagaaaagagttttaaagTCAATAGAGAAACCGATTTGATCCATTacatgaataaacaaaaactatgaaCAAGATTTGATATTATTCATAAAGGGTGATGCATAGAACAAAATCTATCAAAACAAAAGGTTATAACGAGCTAGTCGTCACATAACTTTCCATGATTCAAGCGTCGGAAAAGTTGAGTTAGTAGTATCAAACTCCACGGCGGAGACGTCCACCGCAGCATTAGACTTAGCTGATGGCAACCCTAGGCCGCTGTTACCGGTGA
The sequence above is drawn from the Camelina sativa cultivar DH55 chromosome 4, Cs, whole genome shotgun sequence genome and encodes:
- the LOC104782588 gene encoding chaperone protein dnaJ 72; translated protein: MVDHYQVLGVTRNASKKEVKDAFRRLAIKYHPDKHAQSPDHVRRNATVRFKLVSEAYEVLNDDLKRASYNAGSDSDFFRRTSSGSYSSNPYGNRGGKAYGYGYGNSGKSSQSSSFRSGFDLTFRYLTTRSFLLNLALAGGLYFAFTAIDTSGETLWKMRNSGKSFEEAMESIEKSKTHKDEG